Proteins found in one Triticum urartu cultivar G1812 chromosome 4, Tu2.1, whole genome shotgun sequence genomic segment:
- the LOC125552550 gene encoding casein kinase II subunit alpha-2-like — translation MSTARVYADVNVRRPRDYWDYEALSVQWGEQDDYEVVRKVGRGKYSEVFEGINVTNDERCVIKILKPVKKKKIKREIKILQNLCGGPNIIKLLNVVRDQQSKTPSLVFEYVNSTDFKVLYPTFTDYDIRFYIYELLKALDYCHSQGIMHRDVKPHNVMIDHELRKLRLIDWGLAEFYFPEKEYNVRVASRYFKGPELLVDFQGYDYSLDMWSLGCMFAGMIFRKEPFFYGHDNHDQLFKIAKVLGTDELNAYLVKYRIVLDPQLEALIGRHNRKPWSKFVNAENRHLVSEEAIDFLDKLLRFDHQDRLTAEEAMAHEYFHQVRAAENSRGRT, via the exons ATGTCGACGGCCCGCGTCTACGCAGACGTGAACGTGCGCCGGCCCAGGGACTACTGGGACTACGAGGCCCTCTCCGTTCAATGGGG TGAGCAGGATGATTATGAGGTCGTGCGGAAAGTTGGCAGAGGGAAATACAGTGAAGTCTTTGAAGGGATTAATGTAACAAACGATGAGCGATGCGTCATTAAAATCCTCAAGCCTGTTAAGAAAAAGAAG ATAAAGAGGGAAATAAAGATTCTCCAGAACCTTTGTGGTGGTCCAAATATTATTAAGCTTCTTAATGTCGTCAGAGACCAGCAATCAAAAACTCCAAGTTTGGTATTTGAATATGTAAACAGCACAGATTTCAAAGTCCTCTATCCAACATTTACAGACTATGATATCCGGTTCTATATTTATGAACTTCTTAAG GCATTGGATTACTGTCATTCCCAAGGAATTATGCATCGTGATGTCAAGCCTCACAATGTTATGATTGACCACGAGCTTCGCAAGCTTCGCTTGATTGATTGGGGACTTGCTGAGTTTTACTTTCCTGAGAAGGAGTACAATGTTCGTGTTGCTTCGAG GTATTTTAAGGGGCCTGAATTGCTTGTTGATTTCCAAGGGTATGACTACTCTTTGGATATGTGGAGCCTTGGCTGTATGTTTGCTGGAATG ATATTCCGCAAGGAACCATTCTTCTATGGTCACGACAACCACGACCAGCTTTTCAAAATAGCCAAG GTTCTAGGTACAGATGAACTTAATGCTTATTTGGTAAAATACAGAATTGTGCTTGATCCTCAGCTAGAGGCACTGATTGGGAG GCATAACAGGAAACCTTGGTCTAAGTTTGTGAATGCTGAAAATAGGCATCTCGTGTCCGAAGAG GCCATCGACTTTCTTGATAAACTTCTTCGCTTTGACCATCAAGATAGGCTTACAGCCGAAGAAGCCATG GCGCATGAGTACTTTCATCAGGTGAGGGCAGCAGAAAACAGCAGGGGGAGAACGTAG